Proteins from a genomic interval of Bifidobacterium longum subsp. infantis ATCC 15697 = JCM 1222 = DSM 20088:
- a CDS encoding MFS transporter, protein MADSIGTVNNQSSTQPNGHNSHSNTTESLWRGTDYGKWFVADSCTSLSSSIQGFAMPLIAQTVTGSPAQATLLDSIMTMISSVLRLPGGVVQDKYDRKKLMIAFGLIGFALFGICTALGWAGLLIYPVLMVLAICLGIRSGLLGTTSNTMLRGIVPDQLLPKASSLNDGRDAALELAGAPVGGVLIGGGLWLPFAVSALLNLLETAAAMRITKYWHRGGRTNTEGRALADDEADENGDAANITQAADEQATTTISSASQYWREMFSGFRWLLSERFERRLILSSALAFACFNSFLLITVLSIGSDPSHVVSASFMNVSVSVGVIVGSLISSVLVQHVRGGIVAVSFYVLMSIGALGAALAPWILARMAFLAISLLALPAGNAVINGFQSLLINKEHMGRVFAGMGMIETIAAPVITFLSGIAMQHWGYSVTSVALGLCIVAAAIPAVTMRELVTLPKPDGWEDHIRKSGLTKF, encoded by the coding sequence ATGGCTGATTCCATCGGAACAGTCAACAACCAATCTTCAACACAGCCCAACGGTCACAATTCACATAGCAACACCACCGAGTCGCTATGGCGCGGCACGGATTATGGCAAATGGTTCGTAGCGGATTCATGCACGTCGCTGTCATCAAGTATCCAAGGTTTCGCAATGCCACTCATCGCGCAGACCGTCACGGGCTCACCGGCACAGGCGACGCTGCTGGATTCAATCATGACCATGATATCGTCGGTATTGCGGCTGCCAGGTGGCGTGGTACAAGATAAGTACGACCGCAAAAAACTTATGATTGCGTTCGGCCTGATTGGTTTCGCACTGTTCGGCATATGCACGGCCCTAGGATGGGCGGGATTACTCATATACCCGGTGCTGATGGTACTTGCGATATGCCTCGGCATACGCTCAGGCCTCCTAGGAACCACGAGCAACACGATGCTACGAGGCATCGTTCCCGATCAATTGCTGCCCAAGGCGTCAAGCCTCAATGATGGCCGCGATGCCGCCCTCGAACTCGCCGGCGCACCAGTAGGTGGCGTATTGATCGGCGGCGGTCTATGGCTGCCATTCGCAGTCAGCGCGCTGCTGAATCTATTGGAAACCGCTGCGGCGATGCGGATCACAAAATACTGGCATCGTGGCGGGCGGACCAATACGGAGGGCCGCGCCCTTGCCGACGATGAGGCCGATGAGAATGGCGATGCGGCCAACATCACTCAGGCCGCTGACGAGCAGGCAACGACCACGATATCATCCGCGTCACAGTATTGGCGTGAGATGTTTTCCGGATTCCGCTGGCTTCTTAGCGAGCGATTCGAACGTCGCCTGATTTTGTCGAGCGCGCTGGCGTTCGCGTGCTTCAACTCGTTCCTGCTGATTACGGTGCTCTCGATCGGCTCCGACCCATCACATGTGGTGTCAGCCAGTTTCATGAACGTTTCTGTGTCTGTGGGCGTCATCGTTGGCTCGCTCATCTCTTCCGTGCTGGTTCAGCATGTGCGCGGCGGCATAGTCGCCGTATCGTTCTACGTGCTGATGAGCATCGGCGCGCTCGGCGCAGCGCTGGCTCCGTGGATTCTTGCGCGCATGGCGTTTCTGGCAATTTCGCTGCTGGCCCTACCGGCCGGCAATGCGGTAATCAACGGATTCCAATCATTGCTCATCAACAAGGAGCATATGGGCCGCGTATTCGCCGGCATGGGCATGATTGAGACGATTGCTGCCCCGGTGATCACATTTCTGTCCGGCATCGCCATGCAACACTGGGGTTACTCAGTCACGTCCGTGGCTTTGGGCTTGTGCATCGTGGCGGCCGCGATCCCTGCCGTGACAATGAGGGAACTGGTCACACTGCCTAAGCCGGATGGCTGGGAGGACCATATCCGCAAATCCGGGCTCACCAAGTTCTGA
- a CDS encoding ABC transporter family substrate-binding protein codes for MNKTRKLTALAAATAALAMLLAGCGAGNGNGSSNASSATEPPAGIDSSYAGDLPMPKVTERYDNHQSRDNVKDGGTLTLSITEVGPNWNYLSSDGNTGYMSELWSWYQPSLLMTDQVNGSPIKVNPDFLTDMKLVSKDPMVVQYDINPKAKWNDGSDIDWTAFKATWEANNGSNPDYNPPSTDGFDRIASVEQGDSPKQVKVTYKTPYYPWQEVFGTLVNPKAADPKTFTQGWVKNPHNEWAAGPYKVDSFSDSQVTFVPNEKWWGNKPKLDKIVYKQMADTASLNAFQNGEIDAVSASTKDDIKAIRSVKDAQLRIGYSTKTRVLQYNGKSKPLDDLQVRKAITQAFDVNTYNNVQFQGLNWKAEQPGSELLLPFQKGYENNLPAEAKYNVDNAKKTLEADGYKMGKDGYYAKGGKTLEISFTFFGDDATQQALANAYQAMMKKAGIKVKVVNVAESKFSDTVSSGNYQVLPMAWQAPSAMTFVVSAPQLYTSDGPSNFTYVGNEKIDKLVKVAGGLSDYDEQTKAVNAAEKEALKLYGTIPVSNPASYLGAKKGLANYGPSGFAGNLPQDIGWQK; via the coding sequence ATGAACAAGACACGTAAGCTGACCGCGCTCGCCGCGGCCACTGCGGCGCTTGCCATGCTGCTTGCCGGCTGCGGCGCGGGCAATGGCAACGGTTCCAGCAACGCCTCGAGCGCCACCGAACCGCCGGCCGGCATCGATTCGTCGTACGCCGGCGACCTGCCCATGCCGAAGGTCACCGAGCGTTACGACAACCACCAGAGCCGTGACAACGTCAAGGACGGCGGCACGCTGACCCTGTCCATCACCGAAGTCGGCCCGAACTGGAACTACCTGTCTTCCGACGGCAACACCGGCTACATGTCCGAGCTGTGGAGCTGGTACCAGCCCAGCCTGCTCATGACCGACCAGGTCAATGGCTCCCCGATTAAGGTGAACCCGGACTTCCTGACCGACATGAAGCTCGTGAGCAAGGACCCGATGGTCGTGCAGTACGACATCAACCCGAAGGCCAAGTGGAACGACGGCTCCGACATCGACTGGACCGCCTTCAAGGCTACGTGGGAAGCCAACAACGGCTCCAACCCGGACTACAACCCGCCGAGCACCGACGGCTTCGACCGTATCGCCAGCGTTGAGCAGGGCGACAGCCCGAAGCAGGTCAAGGTGACCTACAAGACCCCGTACTACCCGTGGCAGGAAGTCTTCGGCACTCTGGTGAACCCGAAGGCCGCCGACCCGAAGACCTTCACCCAGGGCTGGGTGAAGAACCCGCACAACGAGTGGGCCGCCGGTCCGTACAAGGTCGACTCCTTCTCCGACTCCCAGGTCACCTTCGTGCCGAACGAGAAGTGGTGGGGCAACAAGCCGAAGCTGGACAAGATCGTCTACAAGCAGATGGCCGACACCGCCTCCCTCAACGCCTTCCAGAACGGTGAAATCGACGCCGTGAGCGCCTCCACCAAGGACGACATCAAGGCCATCCGCTCCGTCAAGGACGCCCAGCTGCGCATCGGCTACAGCACCAAGACCCGCGTGCTCCAGTACAACGGCAAGTCCAAGCCGCTCGACGACCTGCAGGTGCGCAAGGCCATCACCCAGGCCTTCGACGTGAACACCTACAACAACGTGCAGTTCCAAGGCCTGAACTGGAAGGCCGAGCAGCCGGGCTCCGAGCTGCTGCTGCCGTTCCAGAAGGGTTACGAGAACAACCTGCCCGCCGAGGCCAAGTACAACGTGGACAACGCCAAGAAGACCCTTGAGGCCGACGGCTACAAGATGGGTAAGGACGGCTACTACGCCAAGGGCGGCAAGACCCTTGAGATCTCCTTCACCTTCTTCGGTGACGACGCCACCCAGCAGGCCCTCGCCAACGCCTACCAGGCGATGATGAAGAAGGCCGGCATCAAGGTCAAGGTCGTGAACGTGGCCGAGTCCAAGTTCTCCGACACCGTGTCTTCCGGCAACTACCAGGTGCTGCCGATGGCTTGGCAGGCTCCGAGCGCCATGACCTTCGTGGTGTCCGCCCCGCAGCTGTACACCTCCGACGGTCCGTCCAACTTCACCTACGTGGGCAACGAAAAGATCGACAAGCTCGTCAAGGTGGCCGGTGGCCTCTCCGACTACGACGAGCAGACCAAGGCCGTCAACGCCGCCGAGAAGGAAGCCCTCAAGCTGTACGGCACCATCCCGGTCTCCAACCCGGCTTCGTACCTCGGTGCGAAGAAGGGCCTGGCCAACTACGGCCCGTCCGGCTTCGCCGGCAACCTGCCGCAGGACATCGGCTGGCAGAAGTGA
- a CDS encoding dipeptide ABC transporter ATP-binding protein produces MASEPVISVRDLTVSFASEAGTVRAVRGMNFDLYPGKTLGIVGESGSGKSVTSMAIMGLLDKNASVKGSITYHGEELLSKSDLEMSEIRGKGIAMVFQDPLSALTPVFSIGDQIKEALVTHNPKMTEQQIHDRSIELMNLVGIPDPEDRLKSFPHEFSGGMRQRVMIAMAIANDPDVIIADEPTTALDVTIQAQVLEVLRKAQRETGAAVIFITHDLGVIAGVADDIVVMYAGRPVEKADVDSIFDHPAMPYTMGLLGAVPRSDRERNSRLVPIPGSPMNLVNMPKGCPFAPRCPLATDICHTTEPAMEPVPGRPGQFVACHRTQEIVDKGLTFHDVYTVAEAAKSKFAGIPRDERKMVLDVKHMRKTFPLTAGGFLRRKIGEVKAVDDVTLDVREGETVALVGESGSGKSTTLMEIMEFKQPQDGEIEMFGTKLEHKIPREKRRELRSAVQYVFQDPMSSLDPRLPIYDILAEPMKVQHYSKEQIRERIGELMRLVELNPDQVDRFPTQFSGGQRQRIAIARALSVNPKLVLLDEPVSALDVSIQAGVINLLEDLQNKLGVAYLFVAHNLSVVRHISSRVAVMYLGRIVESGDTEDVFEHPLHPYTQALISAVPVPDPKAERTRQRIVLQGEVPSPTETFEGCPFMGRCPLMPKLSAEQQARCRGERPALRPYDTSRPSGHQVACHFA; encoded by the coding sequence ATGGCATCCGAACCGGTGATTTCAGTACGCGACCTCACCGTCAGCTTCGCTTCCGAAGCCGGCACCGTGCGCGCGGTGCGCGGCATGAACTTCGACCTGTACCCCGGCAAGACCCTCGGCATCGTGGGCGAGTCCGGCTCCGGCAAGTCCGTGACCTCCATGGCCATCATGGGCCTGCTGGACAAGAACGCCAGCGTCAAGGGCTCCATCACCTACCACGGCGAGGAATTGCTCAGCAAGTCCGATCTTGAGATGAGCGAGATTCGTGGCAAGGGCATCGCCATGGTCTTCCAGGACCCGCTCTCCGCTCTGACCCCGGTGTTCTCCATCGGCGACCAGATCAAGGAAGCGCTGGTCACCCACAATCCGAAGATGACCGAACAGCAGATTCACGACCGCTCCATCGAGCTCATGAACCTGGTCGGCATCCCGGACCCGGAGGACCGCCTGAAGTCCTTCCCGCACGAGTTCTCCGGCGGCATGCGCCAGCGCGTGATGATCGCCATGGCCATTGCCAACGACCCGGACGTGATCATCGCCGACGAACCGACCACCGCACTGGACGTGACGATCCAGGCCCAGGTGCTCGAAGTGCTGCGCAAGGCCCAGCGTGAAACCGGCGCGGCCGTCATCTTCATCACCCACGATCTGGGCGTGATCGCCGGCGTGGCCGACGACATCGTCGTCATGTACGCCGGCCGCCCGGTCGAGAAGGCGGACGTCGACTCCATCTTCGACCACCCGGCCATGCCGTACACCATGGGCCTGCTGGGTGCCGTGCCGCGTTCCGACCGCGAACGCAACAGCCGTCTGGTGCCGATTCCGGGCTCCCCGATGAACCTGGTCAACATGCCCAAGGGCTGCCCGTTCGCGCCGCGCTGCCCGCTGGCCACCGACATATGCCACACCACCGAGCCGGCCATGGAGCCGGTGCCCGGCCGCCCGGGCCAGTTCGTGGCCTGCCACCGCACCCAGGAGATCGTGGACAAGGGCCTGACCTTCCACGACGTGTACACGGTGGCCGAGGCCGCCAAGTCGAAGTTCGCCGGCATCCCGCGCGACGAACGCAAGATGGTGCTCGACGTCAAGCACATGCGCAAGACCTTCCCGCTGACCGCTGGCGGCTTCCTGCGTCGCAAGATCGGCGAGGTCAAGGCCGTGGACGACGTGACGTTGGACGTGCGCGAAGGCGAGACCGTGGCGCTCGTGGGCGAGTCCGGCTCGGGCAAGTCCACCACGCTCATGGAGATCATGGAGTTCAAGCAGCCGCAGGACGGCGAGATCGAGATGTTCGGCACCAAGCTCGAACACAAGATTCCGCGCGAGAAGCGCCGCGAGCTGCGTTCGGCCGTGCAGTATGTCTTCCAGGACCCGATGAGTTCGCTCGACCCGCGCCTGCCGATCTACGACATCCTGGCTGAGCCGATGAAGGTCCAGCACTACTCCAAAGAGCAGATCCGCGAACGCATCGGTGAACTCATGCGTCTGGTGGAGCTGAACCCCGACCAGGTGGACCGCTTCCCCACGCAGTTCTCCGGCGGTCAGCGCCAGCGCATCGCCATCGCGCGTGCGCTGTCGGTCAACCCGAAGCTCGTGCTGCTCGACGAGCCGGTCTCCGCACTGGACGTGTCCATCCAGGCCGGCGTGATCAACCTGCTTGAGGACCTGCAGAACAAGCTGGGCGTGGCCTACCTGTTCGTGGCCCATAACCTGTCGGTGGTGCGCCATATCTCCAGCCGCGTGGCGGTGATGTACCTGGGCCGCATCGTGGAATCCGGCGACACCGAAGACGTGTTCGAGCACCCGTTGCACCCGTACACCCAGGCGCTCATCAGCGCCGTGCCGGTGCCGGACCCGAAGGCGGAACGCACCCGCCAGCGCATCGTGCTGCAGGGCGAGGTGCCCAGCCCCACCGAGACGTTCGAAGGCTGCCCGTTCATGGGCCGCTGCCCGCTCATGCCCAAGCTGAGCGCCGAACAACAGGCCCGCTGCCGCGGCGAACGCCCGGCGCTGCGGCCGTATGACACTTCCCGACCGAGCGGCCATCAGGTTGCATGCCATTTCGCATGA
- a CDS encoding ABC transporter permease encodes MELTDPQGSEPQSADAKNAQEASSNDDFHRTGRMQLYVRRFMRRPSAVVGLVVLILLILLAIFGSKFSQWSYDEPDFAALASPPSAQHWLGTTVGGSDMYAMIIRGLGRSLTIGIFSSIGTTIIAALVGTAVAFFEGWFEKVGMWLLDMLLVVPSFLLIALIVGMAAGGSDWLWLAIGLTAFGWVGYARTLRTLTLSLRDREYIRAAKFMGVPSFTIIVRHLVPNLGSVLVINTVLGVIGAVNSETSLSFLGLGIKAPDTSLGTLLNAGQSVVQTSPWVLVFPSVVLIVLTFSVQLIGDGLRDAIDPYSRSGGKAE; translated from the coding sequence ATGGAACTCACCGATCCGCAGGGCAGCGAACCGCAGTCCGCCGACGCCAAGAACGCCCAGGAGGCTTCCAGCAACGACGACTTCCACCGCACCGGCCGCATGCAGCTGTACGTGCGCCGCTTCATGCGCCGCCCCTCGGCCGTGGTGGGTCTGGTGGTGCTGATCCTGCTGATTCTCTTGGCGATTTTCGGCTCGAAATTCTCCCAGTGGAGCTACGACGAGCCCGATTTCGCCGCCCTCGCCTCGCCGCCGTCCGCCCAGCACTGGCTGGGCACCACGGTCGGTGGCTCGGATATGTACGCGATGATTATCCGTGGCCTCGGCCGCTCGCTGACCATCGGTATCTTCAGCTCCATCGGCACCACGATCATCGCCGCCCTGGTGGGCACGGCCGTGGCGTTCTTCGAAGGCTGGTTCGAGAAGGTCGGCATGTGGCTGCTGGATATGCTGCTCGTCGTGCCGTCCTTCCTGCTCATCGCCCTGATCGTCGGCATGGCGGCCGGCGGCAGCGACTGGCTGTGGCTGGCCATCGGCCTGACCGCGTTCGGCTGGGTTGGCTATGCGCGTACGCTGCGCACGCTGACCCTGAGCCTGCGCGACCGCGAATACATCCGCGCGGCGAAGTTCATGGGCGTGCCGTCCTTCACCATCATCGTGCGCCACCTGGTGCCGAACCTGGGTTCGGTGCTGGTCATCAACACCGTGCTCGGCGTGATCGGCGCGGTCAACAGCGAGACCTCGCTGAGCTTCCTGGGCCTGGGCATCAAGGCGCCCGACACCTCGCTCGGTACGCTGCTCAACGCCGGCCAGTCCGTGGTGCAGACCTCGCCGTGGGTGCTGGTCTTCCCGTCCGTGGTGCTGATCGTCCTGACCTTCTCCGTGCAGCTGATCGGCGACGGCCTGCGCGACGCCATTGACCCGTACTCCCGCTCCGGCGGCAAGGCCGAGTGA
- a CDS encoding ABC transporter permease, translated as MFKYIIKRIVNYVIMLFVAVSMTYFLASAFMDPRSNYMSRNPHPPIASINRSLDLANINDQTPVVIRYFRWLKGILTQWNWGLSPDQSPVAPAIASRISASLQLVTLATVLSILFGVSIGVYTAIRQYKWQDRVLNTTATFFLVVPAAVMGLMVVLLAINFNNIVGNRVFFVTGLHSYQGSNPVLWVFDYLQHLILPTIVMTIPGMVGYHLTQRTYLLDTMNADYVRTARAKGLTLNAAIRRHALRTSLIPTAVDVAFSIAGVFTGAVITENVFAINGLGMYFTQTIANNDINGAVAVAAFGGVCTLTGALLADIFSAWLDPRIRLS; from the coding sequence GTGTTCAAGTACATCATCAAACGCATTGTGAACTACGTGATCATGCTGTTCGTGGCAGTATCGATGACGTATTTCCTGGCCAGCGCATTCATGGATCCGCGTTCGAACTACATGTCGCGCAATCCGCATCCGCCGATCGCGTCGATCAACCGGTCGCTCGATCTGGCCAACATCAACGACCAGACGCCGGTCGTCATCCGTTACTTCCGCTGGCTCAAGGGCATCCTCACCCAGTGGAACTGGGGCCTGAGCCCGGACCAGTCGCCGGTGGCGCCGGCCATCGCCTCCCGTATCTCCGCTTCGCTGCAGCTGGTGACGCTCGCCACCGTGCTCTCCATCCTCTTCGGCGTGAGCATCGGCGTGTACACGGCCATCCGCCAGTACAAGTGGCAGGACCGCGTGCTCAACACCACCGCAACGTTCTTCCTGGTGGTTCCGGCCGCCGTTATGGGCCTGATGGTGGTGCTGCTGGCCATCAACTTCAACAATATCGTGGGCAACCGCGTGTTCTTCGTGACCGGCCTGCACTCCTACCAAGGTTCCAACCCGGTGCTCTGGGTGTTTGACTATCTGCAGCACCTGATCCTGCCCACCATCGTGATGACGATTCCGGGCATGGTGGGCTACCACCTCACCCAGCGCACGTACCTGCTCGACACCATGAACGCCGACTACGTGCGCACCGCCCGCGCCAAGGGCCTGACGCTCAACGCGGCCATCCGCCGCCACGCGCTGCGCACCTCGCTGATTCCGACCGCCGTGGACGTGGCCTTCTCCATCGCCGGTGTGTTCACCGGCGCGGTGATCACCGAAAACGTGTTCGCTATCAACGGCTTGGGCATGTACTTCACCCAGACCATCGCCAACAACGACATCAACGGTGCCGTGGCCGTGGCCGCGTTCGGTGGCGTGTGCACGCTGACCGGCGCGCTGCTGGCGGATATCTTCTCCGCCTGGCTTGACCCGCGCATCCGACTGAGCTGA
- a CDS encoding C1 family peptidase: protein MTTDASARAIKPELLRTYTEDFNKDRANLIAADAAVSAGVLKAATDYRGVRALPRDFSIELKQGSITNQERSGRCWMFASLNTLRYELMHRWNLEDFEFSETYLFFWDAMEKSNTYLENVLRTLDEATDSRLFEAINWGPSDDGGWWQMFAALVNKYGLVPKSAYPESENSRNSDDFKQYLNSKLREFAAELRRRSVAGAGEDELRTLKDEYMGTVYRICAVSLGEPPEKFDFFARTKDDDEDKKGEACKCKAEADADGKAESCKCGDSCKCEGKSDAKACKSDKPKTGKDERPQIREIGITPLEFYKKYVPVDVNDFVTLANAPLKNRPFNQRYRIRFSANVAEAGDMEFVNVPLDVFKKAALDQLTAGHPIWLACDCTQFALRKDGFFDQSVVRVDQLFGTEFTGDKAHGLEYGDSPSNHAMTFTGVNLGEDGKPNRWKVENSWGKDAGKDGYYVMSDAWFDRYVTELIIRKEYLDDATRALLAAEPVELDPWQPLTRRCR from the coding sequence ATGACGACAGACGCCAGCGCACGGGCCATCAAACCCGAACTTCTGCGTACGTACACCGAAGACTTCAACAAGGACCGCGCCAACCTGATCGCGGCGGACGCGGCGGTTTCGGCCGGCGTGCTCAAGGCGGCCACCGACTATCGCGGCGTACGTGCGCTGCCGCGCGACTTCTCCATCGAACTCAAGCAGGGTTCGATCACCAATCAGGAGCGTTCCGGCCGTTGCTGGATGTTCGCCTCCCTGAACACGCTGCGTTACGAACTCATGCATCGCTGGAATCTTGAGGATTTCGAGTTCTCCGAGACCTACCTGTTCTTCTGGGACGCGATGGAGAAGTCGAACACTTATCTGGAGAACGTGCTGCGCACGCTCGACGAGGCGACCGATTCGCGTCTGTTCGAAGCCATCAACTGGGGCCCGTCCGACGACGGCGGCTGGTGGCAAATGTTCGCCGCCCTGGTGAACAAGTACGGCCTGGTGCCCAAGAGCGCCTACCCGGAGTCCGAGAACTCCCGTAATTCCGATGATTTCAAGCAGTACCTCAACTCCAAGCTGCGCGAGTTCGCAGCCGAGCTGCGCCGCCGTTCGGTTGCGGGCGCTGGCGAGGACGAGCTGCGCACGCTGAAGGACGAGTACATGGGCACCGTGTACCGCATCTGCGCCGTGTCGCTTGGCGAGCCGCCGGAGAAGTTCGACTTCTTCGCGCGCACCAAGGATGATGATGAGGATAAGAAGGGCGAGGCCTGCAAGTGCAAGGCCGAGGCCGACGCAGACGGCAAGGCCGAATCCTGCAAGTGCGGCGACTCCTGCAAATGCGAGGGCAAATCCGACGCCAAGGCCTGCAAGTCCGACAAGCCGAAAACCGGCAAGGACGAGCGCCCGCAGATTCGCGAGATCGGCATCACCCCGCTTGAGTTCTACAAGAAGTACGTGCCGGTGGACGTCAACGATTTCGTGACGCTGGCCAACGCCCCGCTCAAGAACCGCCCGTTCAACCAGCGCTACCGCATCCGCTTCAGCGCGAACGTGGCCGAGGCTGGCGATATGGAATTCGTCAACGTGCCGCTGGACGTGTTCAAGAAGGCCGCGCTTGACCAGCTCACCGCCGGCCACCCGATCTGGCTCGCCTGCGACTGCACGCAGTTCGCGCTGCGCAAGGACGGTTTCTTCGACCAGTCCGTGGTGCGCGTCGACCAGCTGTTCGGCACCGAATTCACCGGCGACAAGGCCCACGGCCTCGAATACGGCGACAGCCCAAGCAACCACGCGATGACCTTCACCGGCGTGAACCTCGGCGAGGACGGCAAGCCGAACCGCTGGAAGGTGGAGAACAGCTGGGGCAAGGACGCCGGCAAGGACGGCTACTACGTCATGTCCGACGCCTGGTTCGACCGTTACGTCACCGAGCTCATCATCCGCAAGGAATACCTCGACGACGCCACCCGCGCCCTGCTCGCCGCCGAACCGGTCGAGCTCGACCCCTGGCAGCCCCTCACCCGCCGCTGCCGCTGA
- the metG gene encoding methionine--tRNA ligase yields the protein MSHVLVNVAWPYANGPRHIGHVAGFGVPSDVYARYERMKGNDVLMVSGTDEHGTPILVEAEKEGLTAQELANRYNRVIAKDLCDLGLSYDLFTRTTTGNHEHVVQEMFKQCLENGYIYKGSQQVAISPSTGRTLPDRYIEGECPICHAEGARGDQCDACGNELDPDELINPVSKINGETPRFEQTEHYFLDLPALAEANKAWLETRKGWRTNVINFSLGLFKEVKPRAITRDIDWGIPVPVKGWIDNPNKKLYVWFDAVIGYLSASIEWARRQGDPEKWREWWNDPKCPAYYFMGKDNITFHSQIWPSEMLAYNGKGSKGGETGPMGPLNLPEQVVASEFMTMEGKKFSSSRGIVIYVKDILARYPVDAVRYYISVAGPESSDSDFTWAEFVRHNNEELASSWGNLVNRVANLINKNFGEIPPLDEDSMTNEDRGLLEEASAAFDVVGSSIETHHQKHALSEAMRVVGDINKYISATEPWKIKDDQARLGTVLHVAAQAVSDANHLLAPFLPHSAQKVWEALGGTGTFSPLPELKEVEDLDKPGFTYPIITGDYELGVNVHPWKSEAIEVGAVVPKPAPIFAKIPTEAVEEELARFDEALAARRAAEAERLAAEKAKLAAE from the coding sequence ATGAGTCATGTTTTGGTGAATGTTGCTTGGCCGTATGCAAACGGCCCCCGTCATATCGGTCACGTTGCAGGATTTGGTGTGCCCTCCGACGTCTACGCGCGCTACGAGCGCATGAAGGGCAATGATGTGCTCATGGTGTCCGGCACCGATGAGCACGGCACCCCGATTCTCGTCGAGGCGGAGAAGGAAGGTCTCACTGCCCAGGAACTGGCCAACCGTTACAACCGCGTGATCGCCAAGGACCTGTGCGACCTCGGCTTGAGCTACGACCTGTTCACCCGCACCACCACCGGTAACCACGAGCACGTGGTGCAGGAGATGTTCAAGCAGTGCCTGGAGAACGGCTACATCTACAAGGGCAGCCAGCAGGTGGCGATTAGCCCGTCCACCGGCCGTACCCTGCCCGACCGCTACATCGAAGGCGAATGCCCGATTTGCCACGCCGAAGGTGCGCGTGGCGACCAGTGCGACGCCTGCGGCAACGAGCTCGACCCGGACGAGCTCATCAACCCCGTCTCCAAGATCAACGGCGAGACCCCACGTTTCGAACAGACCGAGCACTACTTCCTCGACCTGCCGGCGCTCGCCGAAGCCAACAAGGCGTGGCTGGAAACCCGCAAGGGCTGGCGCACCAACGTCATCAACTTCTCGCTCGGCCTGTTCAAGGAAGTCAAGCCGCGCGCCATCACCCGCGACATCGACTGGGGTATCCCGGTGCCGGTGAAGGGTTGGATCGACAACCCGAACAAGAAGCTGTACGTGTGGTTCGACGCCGTGATCGGCTACCTGTCGGCCTCCATCGAATGGGCCCGCCGCCAGGGCGACCCGGAGAAGTGGCGCGAATGGTGGAACGACCCGAAGTGCCCGGCCTACTACTTCATGGGAAAGGACAACATCACCTTCCACTCCCAGATCTGGCCGTCCGAAATGCTGGCGTACAACGGCAAGGGCTCCAAGGGCGGCGAAACCGGCCCGATGGGTCCGCTCAACCTGCCTGAGCAGGTGGTGGCCAGCGAGTTCATGACCATGGAAGGCAAGAAGTTCAGTTCCTCCCGCGGCATCGTGATCTACGTCAAGGACATCCTCGCCCGCTACCCCGTGGACGCCGTGCGCTACTACATTTCCGTGGCTGGCCCCGAATCCTCGGATTCCGACTTCACGTGGGCCGAGTTCGTGCGCCACAACAACGAGGAGCTCGCCTCCTCGTGGGGCAACCTGGTGAACCGCGTGGCCAACCTCATCAACAAGAACTTCGGCGAGATTCCGCCGCTGGACGAGGATTCGATGACCAACGAAGACCGTGGCCTTCTGGAAGAGGCTTCCGCCGCGTTCGACGTGGTCGGCTCCTCCATCGAAACCCACCACCAGAAGCACGCCCTGTCCGAGGCGATGCGCGTGGTGGGCGACATCAACAAGTACATCTCCGCCACCGAACCGTGGAAGATTAAGGACGACCAGGCTCGTCTCGGCACCGTGCTGCACGTGGCCGCTCAGGCCGTGTCTGACGCGAACCACCTGCTCGCGCCGTTCCTGCCGCACTCCGCACAGAAGGTGTGGGAGGCGCTCGGCGGCACCGGCACCTTCTCGCCGCTGCCTGAGCTCAAGGAAGTCGAGGATCTCGACAAGCCCGGCTTCACGTATCCGATTATCACCGGCGATTACGAGCTCGGTGTGAACGTGCACCCGTGGAAGAGCGAGGCAATCGAGGTCGGCGCCGTGGTGCCTAAGCCCGCGCCGATCTTCGCCAAGATTCCGACCGAGGCCGTGGAAGAGGAGCTGGCTCGCTTCGATGAAGCGTTGGCTGCTCGCCGTGCCGCCGAAGCCGAGCGTCTGGCCGCCGAGAAGGCCAAGCTCGCCGCCGAATGA